A single Rhodothermales bacterium DNA region contains:
- a CDS encoding uracil-DNA glycosylase, with protein sequence MHATSLPDRLWALVSEQVFTVPSAAGLFNPYADRVDGIDHPDAPAIRRENLRQYFASYRTAPRVLLLAEAPGPWGCRFSGVPLVSESQLADPAFPIDGTPTSLEEKPHTEYSANIYWRILRPYFPAFFTWNTVPFHPYKAERMLSIRNPTHREVMAFRDVVDGMVEILKPERILAIGRKAEHVLQQLGLPCRYVRHPSQGGALLFEQGVREAFAELGL encoded by the coding sequence ATGCACGCTACTTCCCTGCCAGACCGACTCTGGGCGCTCGTATCGGAACAGGTGTTTACGGTCCCTTCCGCTGCGGGGCTTTTTAACCCCTACGCGGACCGGGTCGACGGCATCGACCATCCGGACGCGCCGGCGATCCGACGCGAGAACCTTCGGCAATACTTCGCCAGCTACCGGACCGCCCCGAGGGTGCTCCTGCTGGCCGAGGCGCCGGGGCCCTGGGGCTGCCGATTCTCGGGCGTGCCGCTCGTCAGCGAATCCCAACTGGCCGACCCGGCGTTTCCGATCGACGGGACGCCGACAAGCCTCGAAGAAAAACCGCACACCGAGTACAGCGCGAATATCTACTGGCGTATCCTGCGACCCTATTTCCCGGCTTTTTTCACCTGGAATACCGTCCCGTTCCACCCGTACAAGGCGGAGCGCATGCTGTCCATCCGAAACCCGACCCATCGGGAAGTAATGGCGTTCCGGGATGTAGTGGATGGCATGGTCGAGATCCTCAAGCCCGAGCGTATTCTGGCGATTGGCCGAAAGGCCGAACACGTACTGCAGCAGCTAGGCCTACCCTGCCGCTACGTGCGCCATCCCTCGCAGGGCGGCGCGCTCCTGTTCGAGCAGGGCGTGCGAGAAGCCTTCGCCGAACTCGGTTTGTGA
- a CDS encoding Nramp family divalent metal transporter, which produces MPADSPIARRAWIAVIGPGILIAATGVGAGDLATGAFAGSKLGVAVLWAVALGAGIKFVLTEGLARWQLVTGETLLEGAIRRLGPIARYFFITYFLVWSFSVGSSLISACGVAAHALFPVFDDPVRAKMIWGALHSLVALGLVLAGSFRLFEWTMSLCIGLMFLLVVLTAVLIGPDWPAVLQGLFVPRIPAYAPAGVDEGATWTLALMGGVGGTLTVLSYGYWIREEGRADAGAIRLCRIDLGVAYAATALFGMSMVIIASAIDLERQPSAQLVVSLGDQLGGVAGPAGRLLFLVGAWAAMFSSMLGVWQSTPYLFADYLRITRPGPGRDRVDIRSTPYRAYLVGIATIPMVGLFYNFELVQKLNAVYGALVMPMLALTLFLLNRKPGWMGVHRNRPLTTLILIGTLLFFAFIGMPELAGAIKGLFGS; this is translated from the coding sequence ATGCCCGCAGACTCGCCCATCGCCCGACGCGCCTGGATCGCCGTCATCGGTCCGGGCATCCTGATCGCCGCCACCGGCGTCGGCGCCGGCGACCTGGCTACCGGCGCCTTCGCGGGCAGCAAGCTCGGCGTGGCCGTCCTGTGGGCCGTGGCGCTCGGCGCCGGCATCAAGTTCGTGCTGACCGAGGGGCTGGCGCGCTGGCAGCTGGTCACGGGAGAAACCCTCCTGGAGGGCGCCATCCGCCGGCTCGGCCCGATCGCCCGGTATTTCTTCATCACCTACTTCCTCGTCTGGTCGTTCAGCGTCGGTTCGTCGCTCATCAGCGCCTGCGGCGTCGCCGCCCATGCCCTCTTCCCGGTGTTCGACGACCCCGTTCGCGCCAAGATGATCTGGGGCGCCCTCCACAGCCTCGTAGCCCTCGGCCTCGTCCTGGCCGGGTCGTTTCGCCTGTTCGAGTGGACCATGAGCCTCTGCATCGGGCTGATGTTTCTCCTGGTGGTCCTCACCGCCGTCCTCATCGGCCCCGACTGGCCGGCGGTCCTTCAGGGCCTGTTCGTACCCCGCATACCCGCCTACGCCCCGGCCGGCGTCGACGAGGGCGCCACGTGGACGCTGGCCCTGATGGGCGGCGTCGGAGGAACGCTCACGGTGCTGAGTTACGGATACTGGATCCGCGAAGAAGGGCGTGCGGACGCCGGCGCGATCCGGCTCTGCCGGATCGACCTCGGCGTGGCGTACGCGGCCACGGCGCTCTTCGGCATGTCGATGGTGATCATCGCGAGCGCCATCGACCTCGAGCGGCAGCCGAGCGCGCAGCTCGTGGTGTCGCTGGGCGACCAGCTGGGCGGCGTCGCGGGGCCGGCGGGACGCCTGCTGTTTCTCGTCGGCGCCTGGGCGGCCATGTTCTCGAGCATGCTCGGCGTCTGGCAATCGACGCCCTACCTCTTTGCCGACTACCTCCGCATCACCCGCCCCGGACCGGGCCGCGACCGGGTCGACATCCGGAGCACGCCCTACCGGGCCTATCTCGTCGGCATCGCGACAATCCCGATGGTGGGGCTGTTTTATAACTTCGAGCTCGTCCAGAAACTCAATGCCGTGTACGGTGCGCTCGTCATGCCGATGCTTGCGCTGACCCTCTTTCTGTTGAATCGAAAACCCGGGTGGATGGGCGTCCACCGCAATCGGCCCCTCACCACCCTCATCCTGATCGGCACCCTGCTGTTTTTCGCCTTCATCGGCATGCCCGAACTGGCGGGCGCGATCAAAGGGCTCTTCGGATCGTAA
- a CDS encoding alpha/beta hydrolase-fold protein — MHREHIKWHSPALGRDMDLLVLGHAGTPALVFPSSLGRFYEWEDFGMAGALSRQLEEGHNRLICVDSVDAESLYNRGVDPYTRIKRHQQYERYIIDEVVPYIRHISGQSFLIAAGASFGGYHAANMVFKHPWAFGKLIALSGAFDIRSQLDGFYNDDVYFSNPIDYLPNLTDHGTLEAIRRNHIILSTAEYDPCKAANDTLSGILHAKSIGHTLDSRPGVFGHDWPWWRDLIVQHIA, encoded by the coding sequence ATGCATCGCGAGCACATCAAATGGCACAGCCCCGCTCTCGGGCGGGACATGGATCTCCTCGTACTCGGTCATGCCGGCACGCCCGCGCTCGTGTTTCCATCCAGCCTCGGGCGGTTTTACGAGTGGGAGGATTTCGGGATGGCCGGCGCCCTGTCCCGCCAGCTGGAGGAAGGCCACAACCGGCTGATCTGCGTGGACTCCGTCGATGCCGAGAGCCTCTACAACCGCGGCGTGGATCCCTACACGCGCATCAAACGGCATCAGCAATACGAGCGCTACATCATCGACGAAGTGGTGCCGTATATCCGCCACATCAGCGGGCAATCCTTCCTGATTGCGGCGGGCGCCAGCTTCGGCGGGTATCATGCGGCGAACATGGTCTTCAAGCACCCCTGGGCGTTCGGCAAACTGATCGCCCTGAGCGGCGCGTTCGACATCAGGTCGCAACTCGACGGGTTCTACAACGACGACGTGTATTTCAGCAACCCCATCGATTATCTCCCGAACCTCACCGACCACGGCACGCTCGAGGCCATTCGCCGCAACCATATTATCCTGAGCACCGCCGAGTACGATCCGTGCAAGGCGGCGAACGATACCCTCAGTGGCATCCTGCACGCCAAGAGCATCGGTCATACCCTCGATTCGCGCCCCGGCGTATTCGGCCACGACTGGCCCTGGTGGCGCGATCTCATCGTGCAGCATATCGCCTGA
- a CDS encoding alpha/beta hydrolase-fold protein has translation MPSSRDILSRHAETLQGRLKLRWLQSRALGLRKSYYVYEPPGLDRHAALPAVYLFRGHEREWVNIGEDASRQHSTAIEDLDRAIAAGDLPPMLAVMPGLTSTNNHVPSLGVDMVGPMAGRPEGLGEGRFWRYLNDELFSRIGCDYPQTSGGIRLAAGFSLGGYTVSLLAIHRPGFFAHAAMYDALFMWPGHRDPREDGKGLTDPIWRDSPLFDAALGSPRDADALRRWNPTDTLKRADEQRLRELGKTTFWIASAGADGQQGNRDRTRFFGRLVRNKGLRLGFDTLVFDSEARHDWHWTDRFLIRFLRGALVDGASHPG, from the coding sequence ATGCCTTCGTCTCGCGACATTCTCTCCCGGCACGCGGAAACGCTCCAGGGCCGGCTCAAGCTGCGTTGGCTGCAATCCCGCGCGCTCGGTCTACGCAAGTCCTATTACGTCTACGAGCCGCCGGGCCTGGATCGTCATGCGGCGCTGCCGGCGGTCTATCTGTTCCGGGGGCACGAGCGGGAATGGGTCAACATCGGGGAGGATGCCTCGCGTCAGCACAGCACGGCGATCGAGGATCTCGACCGGGCGATTGCGGCCGGCGACCTGCCGCCGATGCTGGCCGTGATGCCGGGTCTGACGAGCACGAACAACCATGTGCCGTCGCTCGGCGTCGATATGGTGGGGCCGATGGCGGGGCGCCCCGAGGGGCTGGGTGAAGGGCGGTTCTGGCGCTACCTTAACGACGAGCTGTTTTCACGCATCGGGTGCGACTATCCCCAGACCAGCGGGGGCATCCGGCTCGCGGCCGGTTTTTCGCTGGGGGGATATACGGTCAGCCTGCTGGCCATCCACCGCCCCGGTTTTTTTGCTCACGCGGCGATGTACGACGCCCTGTTCATGTGGCCCGGACACCGCGATCCGAGGGAGGACGGGAAGGGCCTGACGGATCCCATCTGGCGGGATTCGCCGCTCTTCGATGCGGCGCTGGGCAGCCCGCGGGATGCCGATGCGCTGCGGAGATGGAATCCGACGGACACCCTCAAGCGCGCGGACGAGCAGCGGCTGCGCGAGCTGGGGAAGACGACCTTCTGGATCGCCAGCGCCGGCGCGGACGGTCAGCAGGGCAACCGGGACCGGACCCGGTTTTTCGGCCGGCTCGTGAGAAACAAAGGGCTGCGCCTGGGTTTCGACACCCTGGTGTTCGACTCCGAGGCCCGGCACGACTGGCACTGGACGGACCGGTTTCTGATTCGTTTCTTGCGCGGAGCGCTGGTTGACGGCGCATCCCATCCCGGCTGA
- a CDS encoding HEAT repeat domain-containing protein — translation MTAVRRRIARNAACLFLAFAAIAGCHAPVPPPAVYLLTANVHEQCMQTLRQGMLQGDPETVIHAAEALTGARYTFDVQPVLLDLLTVVKDAPVRAGLIGELVRSGYDGSIVLLQDMLLGQNMESRLAAARTLFTIGRVGDTLLLQEAMKEGEDGRLRVYAAAALQRSGRGETLGFIRSRALSDDPIVRGIAADVLLQLGEASDIPLLNASLELARYDADRYYVERALAVLGDPAGRAALYAQLSSNDSVTRSQAARAAAEAWLVDGASQLYAMLNDPVLDVRVRAAHALLILSDPESPQFARRVHLDRK, via the coding sequence ATGACCGCCGTACGCCGGCGCATTGCCCGCAATGCCGCCTGTCTGTTTCTAGCTTTTGCCGCGATCGCCGGCTGCCATGCGCCCGTGCCCCCGCCGGCGGTCTATCTGCTCACGGCCAATGTGCACGAACAGTGCATGCAGACGCTGCGGCAGGGGATGCTCCAGGGCGATCCGGAAACGGTGATCCATGCCGCCGAGGCCCTTACCGGCGCGCGCTACACGTTCGATGTGCAGCCCGTCTTGCTCGATCTGCTGACCGTCGTGAAAGACGCCCCGGTCCGGGCGGGCCTCATCGGCGAACTGGTGCGCAGCGGGTATGACGGCAGCATCGTGCTGCTGCAGGACATGTTGCTCGGGCAAAACATGGAATCGCGTCTTGCGGCGGCGCGGACGCTGTTTACCATCGGGCGCGTGGGCGATACGCTGCTGCTGCAGGAGGCCATGAAAGAGGGTGAGGATGGGCGTCTGCGGGTGTACGCCGCCGCCGCGCTGCAGCGTTCCGGACGCGGCGAGACGCTGGGCTTCATCCGGTCGCGCGCGCTCTCCGACGACCCCATCGTGCGCGGCATCGCGGCCGACGTGCTGCTCCAGCTCGGCGAGGCCTCGGATATCCCGCTCCTCAACGCCAGCCTCGAGTTGGCGCGGTACGACGCCGACCGGTATTACGTCGAGCGCGCCCTGGCGGTGCTGGGCGACCCCGCCGGCCGCGCCGCCCTCTACGCGCAGCTGAGCAGCAACGACTCCGTCACCCGGTCCCAGGCCGCCCGCGCCGCGGCCGAGGCCTGGCTCGTCGACGGCGCCAGTCAGCTCTATGCCATGCTCAACGACCCCGTGCTCGACGTCCGCGTCCGCGCCGCCCACGCGCTCCTGATCCTTTCCGACCCCGAATCGCCCCAGTTCGCCCGCCGCGTCCACCTGGACCGGAAGTGA
- the lysM gene encoding peptidoglycan-binding protein LysM, translating to MGIFDFLKNIGIGVDDGKEAEQIKQTISMAFGTSIEGLNVAFDDGTVTLSGQADSIATKEKAVLMAGNVKNVEKVNDMLTVKAAPPAAPEPKFYTVKKGDSLSKIAKEVYGDFKKWEKLFEANKEVIKNPDLIYPGQQIRIPEL from the coding sequence ATGGGCATTTTCGATTTCTTGAAAAACATCGGCATCGGTGTCGACGACGGCAAAGAAGCCGAGCAGATCAAACAGACGATTTCGATGGCCTTTGGCACCAGCATCGAAGGCCTCAACGTCGCGTTTGACGACGGCACCGTCACGCTCAGCGGTCAGGCCGACTCCATCGCCACCAAGGAAAAGGCGGTACTGATGGCCGGCAACGTGAAGAATGTCGAGAAAGTAAACGACATGCTGACCGTCAAGGCCGCCCCGCCGGCCGCTCCCGAGCCGAAATTCTACACCGTTAAAAAAGGCGACTCCCTCTCGAAAATCGCGAAAGAAGTCTACGGCGACTTCAAGAAGTGGGAGAAACTCTTCGAGGCCAACAAAGAGGTCATCAAAAACCCGGACCTCATCTACCCCGGCCAGCAGATTCGCATCCCCGAATTGTAG
- a CDS encoding L-lactate permease, with amino-acid sequence MSLPLQAFVAVFPIILAAVLLVGFRWPARRAMPLVYVVAALLALTLWGVAPAYVAASTVEGLFITFNILYIIFGAILLLNTLKYSGGISAIRDGFTRISTDRRVQVVIIAWLFGAFIEGAAGFGTPAAVVGPLLVALGFPALCAVMLGMMVQSTPVTFGAVGTPILVGAAGGLQSPEVTEQLAAAGWTFDGLIRQITTEAAVLHGITGTIMPLLMVMMMTRYFGANRSWKEGRAILPFALFGGLSFTVPYMLTGIFLGPEFPSLLGSLIGLGIVTLAARRGFLLPKDTWSFAPAASWPADWTGSIDIRLDHELGRPISTARAWLPYLVLAVLLVASRLPYLPLGTWLKAPTLSWSSIFGTTITASTQPLYLPGTLLILTVIVTYFLHGMRREALSRAFSESTRVLLGAGFVLIFTVPMVRIYINSGINGAGLASMPIAMAEWVAASVGAVWPLFAPTIGAIGAFIAGSNTVSNLMFSLFQFSVAQQLMISGALVVALQSVGAAAGNMIAIHNVVAASATVGLLGQEGTTLRRTILPTFYYVGLAGLMGLAAAYLLHIGDPITP; translated from the coding sequence ATGTCGCTGCCTCTCCAGGCGTTTGTCGCCGTATTTCCCATCATCCTGGCGGCCGTGTTACTGGTCGGGTTTCGCTGGCCCGCCCGGCGCGCGATGCCGCTCGTCTATGTCGTGGCCGCCCTCCTCGCGCTCACGCTCTGGGGCGTGGCGCCGGCGTATGTCGCCGCGTCGACCGTCGAGGGATTGTTTATCACCTTCAACATCCTCTACATCATCTTCGGCGCCATCCTGCTGCTGAACACGCTGAAATATTCGGGAGGGATATCGGCCATACGCGACGGGTTCACGCGGATCAGCACCGACCGGCGCGTGCAGGTGGTCATCATCGCCTGGCTTTTTGGAGCCTTCATTGAGGGCGCCGCCGGCTTCGGCACGCCGGCCGCCGTGGTGGGCCCGCTGCTCGTCGCCCTCGGGTTTCCGGCGCTCTGCGCCGTGATGCTCGGCATGATGGTGCAGAGCACGCCCGTGACGTTCGGCGCCGTCGGCACGCCGATCCTCGTCGGCGCCGCCGGCGGCCTGCAAAGCCCGGAGGTGACCGAACAGCTCGCCGCCGCCGGCTGGACCTTCGACGGGCTCATCCGGCAGATCACGACCGAGGCGGCCGTCCTCCACGGCATCACCGGCACCATCATGCCGCTGCTCATGGTGATGATGATGACGCGCTATTTTGGCGCCAACCGGTCGTGGAAAGAGGGACGGGCCATCCTGCCCTTCGCCCTCTTCGGCGGACTGTCCTTCACCGTCCCCTACATGCTGACGGGCATCTTCCTGGGCCCCGAGTTCCCGTCGCTGCTGGGCTCGCTGATCGGGCTGGGTATCGTGACCCTCGCTGCCCGGCGCGGCTTCCTCCTCCCGAAAGACACCTGGTCGTTCGCGCCGGCGGCCTCGTGGCCGGCGGATTGGACCGGCTCGATCGACATCCGCCTGGATCACGAGCTGGGCCGACCGATTTCGACGGCCAGAGCCTGGCTTCCCTACCTGGTGCTGGCGGTGCTGCTCGTCGCGAGCCGGCTGCCCTATCTCCCGCTGGGCACGTGGCTCAAGGCGCCGACCCTCTCCTGGTCGTCCATTTTCGGCACCACCATCACGGCGTCGACGCAACCGCTCTACCTGCCGGGGACGCTGCTCATCCTGACCGTCATCGTCACCTACTTCCTGCACGGGATGCGGCGCGAGGCGCTGAGCCGGGCGTTCAGCGAATCGACCCGCGTGCTGCTCGGCGCCGGCTTCGTGCTCATCTTCACCGTCCCGATGGTCCGTATCTACATCAACTCGGGCATCAATGGCGCCGGCCTGGCGAGCATGCCCATCGCCATGGCCGAGTGGGTGGCGGCGAGCGTCGGCGCCGTCTGGCCTCTCTTTGCCCCCACGATCGGAGCGATCGGCGCGTTTATCGCCGGCAGCAACACGGTCAGCAACCTCATGTTCAGCCTCTTTCAATTCAGCGTGGCGCAACAGCTGATGATATCCGGCGCGCTCGTCGTCGCACTGCAATCGGTTGGCGCCGCGGCCGGCAACATGATCGCCATCCACAACGTCGTCGCCGCCTCCGCCACCGTCGGCCTCCTCGGCCAGGAAGGCACCACGCTGCGACGAACGATCCTCCCGACGTTTTATTACGTGGGCCTGGCCGGCCTGATGGGCCTCGCGGCAGCCTATCTGCTGCACATCGGCGACCCCATCACCCCCTGA
- a CDS encoding MBL fold metallo-hydrolase has protein sequence MEFVALGSTEDIGASCLFLNINETGIVLDAGADPDAEGVDSLPRFDILRRNSAWYVDHVIVTHAHHDHMGSLPVLLREYPNVNVHMSAATRQLADLLLPASARLQRRKLKEGSSAYEPLFDEEELEMQSFLYLTHELRKSFDLRGVNDDIPFRGEFYNAGHLLGAVGVHMTFEEDGRQRRLFYTSDTNVRPQDIIPGGDYPDGPLDLLILESTLGADPDAERTTRKLEEDRFAASLHRVLDRGGTVLIPVFALGRAQEMLAMLHRFMADGRIPEDVPIYTAGSMRAVADLYDKTRLSTPRLDPDFQVYGVPQRRLPRSNEATREALSKPSIHIMSSGMMFERTISNRLAQQLVESDKHGIFLVGYVKEDSPARLILDAAAEGPGNLVVLDRMVGPQPVNCDVERFRFSGHSNRRDLLQIVERLKPEQIVLVHGETDARQWMADNIRYFYPEITIHLPECGQRLVL, from the coding sequence ATGGAGTTTGTCGCGCTGGGGAGCACGGAAGATATTGGCGCAAGCTGTCTCTTTCTGAATATCAACGAAACCGGCATTGTACTGGACGCCGGCGCTGATCCCGATGCCGAGGGCGTGGACAGCCTGCCGCGTTTCGATATTCTCCGCCGCAATTCAGCGTGGTACGTCGATCACGTCATCGTGACGCACGCGCACCACGATCACATGGGTTCGCTGCCCGTGCTCCTTCGGGAGTACCCGAACGTCAACGTCCATATGTCGGCTGCGACCCGGCAGTTGGCCGATCTGCTGCTGCCGGCATCCGCCCGGCTGCAGCGTCGCAAGCTCAAGGAAGGCTCCAGCGCCTACGAACCCCTGTTCGACGAGGAGGAGCTGGAGATGCAGAGCTTTCTGTATCTCACCCACGAGCTCAGAAAGTCGTTCGATCTGCGCGGCGTGAACGACGACATCCCGTTCCGAGGGGAGTTTTATAACGCCGGCCACCTGCTCGGCGCCGTCGGCGTGCACATGACGTTCGAGGAGGACGGCCGGCAGCGCCGGCTGTTCTACACGAGCGACACGAACGTGCGGCCGCAGGACATCATCCCCGGGGGCGACTACCCCGACGGGCCGCTCGATCTCCTGATCCTGGAGTCGACCCTCGGCGCCGACCCCGACGCCGAGCGCACCACGCGCAAGCTCGAAGAAGACCGCTTCGCCGCCTCGCTCCATCGCGTCCTCGATCGGGGCGGCACCGTGCTCATCCCGGTGTTTGCGCTCGGACGCGCCCAGGAGATGCTGGCCATGCTCCACCGGTTCATGGCGGACGGCCGGATCCCGGAGGACGTCCCGATCTACACGGCCGGATCCATGCGCGCCGTGGCCGATCTGTACGACAAGACGCGTCTATCGACGCCGCGTCTGGATCCGGATTTTCAGGTGTACGGCGTGCCGCAGCGCCGGCTGCCGCGCAGCAACGAGGCCACGCGCGAGGCGCTCAGCAAGCCGAGCATCCACATCATGAGCAGCGGCATGATGTTCGAGCGCACGATATCGAACCGGCTGGCGCAGCAGCTCGTGGAGAGCGACAAGCATGGCATCTTCCTGGTCGGTTACGTGAAGGAGGATTCGCCGGCGCGCCTGATCCTCGATGCCGCGGCCGAAGGTCCCGGCAACTTGGTCGTGCTGGATCGCATGGTCGGCCCTCAACCCGTCAACTGCGATGTGGAGCGTTTCCGGTTCAGCGGCCACAGCAATCGGCGCGACCTGCTCCAGATCGTCGAGCGCCTCAAGCCGGAGCAGATCGTCCTGGTGCACGGCGAAACGGACGCGCGCCAGTGGATGGCGGACAACATCCGGTACTTCTATCCGGAAATCACCATCCATCTTCCGGAATGCGGGCAGCGGCTGGTGCTCTGA
- a CDS encoding TRAP transporter small permease subunit — protein sequence MRVWARLADWIDAVNERIGRITYWLTLAMVIVGAFNAVARYLDRYTGLGLSSNTYIELQWYLFSMVFLLGAAYTLKHDAHVRVDVLYGRLGPRGQAWINIAGTVLFLIPFSVLMLVVSWPAVINSWSVREMSSDPGGLPRYPIKTIIPIAFVLLIAQGVSMIIRQVAVLRATRDDATPAGEEAL from the coding sequence ATGCGTGTCTGGGCACGCCTCGCCGATTGGATCGACGCCGTTAACGAACGGATCGGCCGCATCACCTACTGGCTCACGCTGGCGATGGTCATCGTCGGCGCCTTCAACGCGGTTGCGCGTTACCTGGACCGCTACACCGGTCTCGGGCTCAGTTCGAACACCTACATCGAGCTGCAGTGGTATCTGTTCAGCATGGTGTTCCTGCTCGGCGCGGCCTACACGCTCAAGCACGACGCGCATGTGCGGGTCGATGTGCTGTATGGCCGGCTCGGGCCTCGCGGACAGGCGTGGATCAATATCGCCGGCACCGTACTCTTCCTGATCCCCTTCAGTGTGTTGATGCTGGTGGTCTCCTGGCCGGCGGTGATCAACTCGTGGAGCGTCCGCGAAATGTCGTCCGACCCGGGCGGACTGCCCCGCTACCCGATCAAGACCATCATCCCGATCGCATTCGTGCTCTTGATCGCGCAGGGCGTGTCCATGATCATCCGGCAGGTCGCCGTGCTGCGCGCCACCCGGGACGATGCAACCCCCGCCGGCGAGGAGGCCCTCTGA